A single genomic interval of Lewinellaceae bacterium harbors:
- a CDS encoding glucan 1,4-alpha-glucosidase produces the protein MQPHPLSAPGAPGISPRWTTSSKDGVGTAINLASTVSFAISHGILNEIYFPREDKAATRDMGLIVTNGVDFFSEEKRNTRTETQQAAPGIPAFTITNTCTENRYQIIKQVVADPLRDTVLQRIEFKAIQKDDYHIYGLLAPHLNNRGMGNTAWVADYKGHPMIFAENQGVTLAFACSEPWKKRSVGYVGTSDGWQDLAQHKLMAWEYQRAEEGNVALIGEVDLINTDHAVFDIAVGFGSNESEAALQALSSLFEGFEAIQKKYVREWTDWQGSLRPLHQTAKELGEMFRLSAAVLRTHQSKIFPGAMLASLSIPWGDAMGDDDESGYHLVWPRDLVECAGGLLALNAKEDVLRVLNYLMATQEADGHWAQNMWIEGTPYWKGIQLDETALPVLLIDLCLKHKALDEKHLQKYWATVRKAITFLLSHGPITQQERWEEQNGISAFTIATTVAAMLAAADLADQVGEANIGDYCRQTADAWNDSIETWLYAEDTRLSNAVGVDGYYLRINPTTIPAASLGGTAMKIKNKPEGQNVMPVTEMVSIDPLALVRFGLRAANDPRMVNTIKVIDATLKTETPNGTCWYRYVNDGYGEQEDGSAYDGIGIGRPWPLLAAERAHYEIAAGNMAKARELLRAVEQFSNNGLLSEQIWDREDMPRKELIHGKHSGSAMPLVWAHAEHIKLVCSVKEQSVFDMPRHTQQRYIKDKVKSSRVIWRADLPISVLPKGKILRIETVSPAVVKWTPDNWITVNDTETADMGLGIHFIDLPTDKMKKGQIQFTIFWKDSNRWDEQNYLVEVAGF, from the coding sequence ATGCAACCCCATCCCCTTTCAGCACCCGGCGCACCCGGCATTTCTCCTCGTTGGACCACCAGTTCCAAAGACGGAGTAGGAACCGCCATCAACCTGGCCAGTACCGTGAGCTTTGCGATAAGCCACGGGATATTGAATGAGATCTATTTCCCCCGGGAAGACAAAGCTGCTACCCGGGATATGGGTTTGATCGTAACCAACGGCGTGGATTTTTTTTCAGAAGAAAAAAGAAATACCCGCACGGAAACGCAACAGGCGGCGCCCGGGATACCGGCATTCACCATCACCAATACCTGTACGGAAAACCGTTATCAAATTATAAAGCAGGTAGTTGCTGACCCGCTTCGGGACACCGTTTTGCAGCGAATCGAATTTAAGGCCATTCAAAAAGACGATTATCATATTTACGGCCTCCTGGCCCCCCACCTCAACAACCGGGGAATGGGCAACACGGCCTGGGTGGCCGATTACAAAGGGCATCCGATGATCTTTGCTGAAAACCAGGGCGTTACCCTGGCTTTCGCGTGTTCGGAGCCCTGGAAAAAACGCTCTGTCGGATACGTCGGCACTTCTGATGGGTGGCAGGACCTGGCGCAGCACAAGCTCATGGCCTGGGAATATCAAAGGGCCGAAGAAGGCAACGTTGCGCTGATCGGGGAAGTCGATCTGATAAATACGGATCATGCTGTCTTTGACATAGCCGTTGGTTTTGGTTCGAATGAATCGGAAGCCGCTCTTCAAGCCTTGTCCAGCCTTTTCGAAGGCTTTGAAGCCATACAAAAAAAATACGTCCGGGAATGGACGGATTGGCAGGGAAGCCTCCGCCCCCTTCACCAGACGGCAAAAGAACTGGGGGAGATGTTTCGGTTAAGCGCTGCAGTATTGAGAACCCATCAATCTAAGATTTTTCCCGGGGCGATGCTGGCCAGCTTGTCTATTCCCTGGGGCGATGCGATGGGCGACGACGACGAAAGCGGCTATCACCTGGTGTGGCCCCGGGACCTGGTGGAGTGTGCCGGCGGGCTGTTGGCCCTTAACGCCAAGGAAGATGTGCTCCGGGTATTAAACTATTTGATGGCCACGCAGGAAGCCGACGGGCATTGGGCACAAAACATGTGGATCGAAGGCACCCCCTACTGGAAAGGGATTCAACTGGACGAAACCGCTTTGCCTGTGTTACTGATCGATTTGTGCCTGAAACACAAAGCGCTGGATGAAAAACATTTGCAAAAATATTGGGCAACTGTTCGCAAAGCCATCACTTTCCTCCTTTCGCATGGCCCCATCACCCAACAGGAACGGTGGGAGGAACAAAACGGCATTTCTGCTTTTACTATAGCTACCACCGTTGCCGCCATGCTGGCTGCTGCCGACCTGGCCGATCAGGTGGGAGAAGCCAACATAGGGGACTATTGCCGGCAAACCGCCGACGCCTGGAATGACAGCATTGAAACCTGGCTGTACGCAGAAGATACCCGGCTGTCGAACGCAGTAGGCGTAGACGGATACTACCTGCGCATCAACCCTACTACCATTCCGGCGGCGAGCCTGGGCGGTACGGCTATGAAGATCAAAAACAAGCCCGAAGGGCAAAACGTCATGCCCGTTACCGAAATGGTCAGCATCGACCCTTTGGCCCTGGTCCGGTTCGGGCTTCGCGCCGCGAATGACCCCCGAATGGTGAATACCATAAAAGTGATAGACGCCACGCTCAAAACGGAAACGCCGAATGGCACTTGCTGGTACCGGTACGTCAATGACGGGTACGGCGAACAGGAGGACGGCAGCGCTTATGACGGGATAGGGATCGGCCGCCCCTGGCCCCTGCTGGCCGCCGAACGCGCGCATTATGAGATCGCGGCAGGCAACATGGCAAAAGCCAGGGAATTGCTTCGGGCCGTGGAGCAATTTTCCAACAACGGATTGCTCTCTGAACAGATCTGGGACAGGGAAGATATGCCCAGGAAAGAATTGATCCATGGGAAACACAGCGGTTCGGCCATGCCGCTGGTATGGGCTCATGCCGAACACATAAAATTGGTTTGTTCGGTAAAAGAACAAAGCGTTTTTGATATGCCCAGGCATACCCAGCAGCGCTACATCAAAGATAAGGTGAAATCCAGCCGGGTGATCTGGCGGGCGGATTTGCCCATATCTGTTTTGCCCAAAGGAAAAATTTTGCGCATTGAAACCGTTAGCCCGGCTGTCGTCAAATGGACTCCCGACAACTGGATAACGGTAAATGATACCGAAACAGCGGATATGGGTTTAGGCATCCACTTTATTGACTTGCCCACTGATAAAATGAAAAAAGGGCAGATCCAGTTTACCATTTTTTGGAAAGACAGCAATCGCTGGGATGAGCAGAATTATCTGGTGGAGGTAGCTGGTTTTTGA
- a CDS encoding SDR family NAD(P)-dependent oxidoreductase translates to MYQQPNNRLAGQTCVVTGANSGIGMAIAIAMGKDGANVVVNYVSHPEAADAVVQEIEGMATGAIIFVDGAMTCYPGFSTNG, encoded by the coding sequence ATGTATCAACAACCCAACAATCGCTTAGCTGGCCAGACCTGTGTTGTGACCGGCGCCAATTCCGGCATTGGAATGGCCATCGCCATCGCCATGGGAAAAGACGGCGCCAATGTAGTCGTCAATTATGTAAGCCATCCCGAGGCTGCCGATGCCGTCGTTCAGGAAATCGAAGGAATGGCGACCGGCGCCATTATTTTTGTAGATGGCGCGATGACTTGTTATCCTGGTTTTTCAACTAATGGGTAA
- a CDS encoding DUF1003 domain-containing protein has translation MKNTHFQRQYLDKILATEDGHLLKLHQLVADALQEQELIAQNLLNPPREMLSRGQLLADKVATFGGSWTFIISFGVVLVTWIIVNIILVTRAFDPFPFILLNLVLSCLAAIQAPVIMMSQNRQEEKDRQRAENDYLINLKAEIEVRNLHQKMNLLMEEQFQTLLEIQRYQTELLEELAGKGK, from the coding sequence ATGAAGAACACTCATTTCCAAAGACAGTACCTCGACAAGATCCTCGCTACCGAAGACGGGCATCTGCTCAAACTCCACCAACTGGTTGCCGATGCCCTTCAGGAGCAGGAACTCATCGCCCAGAACCTCCTGAACCCGCCCCGGGAGATGCTCAGCCGGGGTCAACTGCTGGCCGACAAGGTGGCCACCTTCGGAGGCAGCTGGACGTTCATCATCTCCTTCGGCGTGGTGCTCGTCACCTGGATTATTGTTAACATCATCCTCGTTACCCGCGCCTTCGACCCCTTCCCCTTTATCCTGCTCAACCTGGTGTTGTCCTGCCTGGCCGCCATTCAGGCGCCGGTCATCATGATGTCGCAGAACCGGCAGGAGGAAAAAGACCGGCAACGGGCGGAAAATGACTATCTGATCAACCTCAAAGCGGAAATCGAAGTCCGCAACCTGCACCAGAAAATGAACCTGCTGATGGAGGAGCAATTCCAGACGCTGCTGGAAATTCAGCGCTACCAGACGGAGTTGCTGGAGGAGCTGGCGGGTAAGGGGAAGTGA
- a CDS encoding mechanosensitive ion channel family protein, whose protein sequence is MKDKIFGDIETLMLFLGIIGVTVLIASAFNFFLNRYLKRTITKLDADPTSYQFLKHFIVGLVYLVGIGWAFLVLPMFQTVAHTLLTGAGIVALVAGLASQQVLSNITSGIFMVIFKPFRIHDRVTIRDKLTGTVEDITLRHTVIRDLDNNRIIIPNSVMGSEVILNAHIGDKKVCRKIDIGVSYGSDVNKALQILGEEVGQHRLHVEPDPKSTSFHEPGQVFTQVLSLAESSVVLRAWAWTSSENDALVMEGELLKNIKARFDAEGIEIPFPQRKVWVEKVNEKNE, encoded by the coding sequence ATGAAAGACAAAATATTCGGCGACATCGAGACCCTAATGCTGTTCCTGGGCATTATTGGAGTTACGGTCCTCATTGCATCGGCTTTCAATTTTTTCCTCAACCGCTACCTGAAACGCACCATCACCAAATTGGACGCCGACCCGACCAGTTACCAGTTCCTCAAGCATTTCATTGTCGGGTTGGTCTATCTCGTGGGCATTGGCTGGGCGTTTCTGGTATTGCCCATGTTCCAAACCGTGGCGCACACTCTGCTCACCGGGGCAGGCATTGTCGCGTTGGTGGCAGGGCTGGCCTCCCAGCAGGTGCTGAGCAACATCACCAGCGGCATATTTATGGTCATATTCAAACCCTTCCGCATCCACGACCGCGTCACCATCCGCGACAAGCTCACGGGCACGGTGGAAGACATCACGCTCCGCCATACCGTCATCCGGGATTTAGACAACAACCGGATCATTATCCCCAATTCCGTAATGGGAAGCGAAGTCATACTCAACGCCCACATTGGCGACAAAAAGGTTTGCCGGAAAATTGACATCGGCGTGAGTTATGGTTCTGACGTGAACAAAGCGTTGCAAATTTTAGGAGAAGAAGTAGGGCAACACCGCCTGCATGTGGAGCCCGACCCGAAAAGCACATCATTCCACGAGCCGGGGCAGGTCTTCACCCAGGTGCTCAGCCTGGCCGAAAGTTCAGTCGTACTAAGGGCATGGGCGTGGACGAGCAGCGAAAATGACGCCCTCGTTATGGAGGGCGAACTGCTGAAAAACATCAAGGCCCGTTTCGATGCAGAGGGGATTGAAATACCTTTTCCGCAGAGGAAGGTGTGGGTGGAGAAAGTAAATGAAAAGAACGAATGA
- a CDS encoding universal stress protein, translating to MKKILFATEFSNHAPEEFKFAAELAYHFKANLLALHAFGHPDLRPMVERPLQERTDRVTKKLVEFVAANMPEAYREVVQVEYFPVNAYPVDGILEAALDQEVDLIVIGSGNPDAVDSILGSTALSVLAKADCQVLMIPEEARFEGIDNIVYTVDFEFRDLEAIHYLKQWSAALHAPIHGLHVIEKNEDELDCLKNMMILRETFKQDKSIDFDLRHGELRAEAEKFAKSKKADIVAMISHKRNFISRVLDAGAVEGMAKRIRLPLLVIKDDAYQLNERAWQWLEMIKGIA from the coding sequence ATGAAAAAGATACTTTTTGCAACAGAGTTTTCCAACCACGCGCCGGAGGAATTCAAGTTCGCGGCGGAGCTGGCCTACCATTTCAAGGCCAACCTGCTGGCCCTGCATGCCTTTGGCCATCCGGACCTGAGGCCGATGGTGGAAAGGCCCCTGCAGGAAAGGACGGACAGGGTGACCAAAAAACTCGTGGAATTCGTTGCCGCAAACATGCCGGAGGCCTATCGGGAAGTGGTCCAGGTAGAATACTTCCCGGTCAATGCCTACCCGGTCGATGGCATTCTGGAAGCAGCGCTGGATCAGGAAGTAGACCTGATCGTGATCGGGTCCGGCAACCCCGATGCGGTAGATAGCATTTTGGGCAGTACGGCCCTCAGCGTGTTGGCTAAAGCAGATTGCCAGGTTTTAATGATACCGGAGGAAGCCCGGTTTGAAGGCATCGACAACATCGTTTATACGGTGGATTTTGAGTTTCGGGACCTGGAAGCGATTCACTACCTCAAGCAATGGAGCGCTGCCCTTCATGCTCCTATCCACGGATTGCATGTCATAGAAAAGAATGAGGATGAATTGGACTGCTTGAAAAACATGATGATCCTCCGGGAAACCTTTAAGCAGGACAAAAGCATCGACTTCGACCTGAGGCATGGCGAATTGAGAGCGGAAGCCGAAAAATTTGCCAAAAGCAAAAAGGCGGATATAGTGGCCATGATCTCGCATAAACGCAACTTCATTTCCCGGGTGCTGGACGCCGGCGCCGTGGAAGGTATGGCCAAACGCATTCGCCTCCCGTTGCTGGTGATCAAAGACGATGCGTATCAATTGAATGAACGGGCCTGGCAATGGCTGGAGATGATTAAAGGGATCGCATAA
- a CDS encoding polyphosphate kinase 2 family protein: MNIEKFKVPTQAPVSLREYDPAFIGAFKDSKAAKKQLKKDIKLMSGLQYRLYAENRRALLLIFQAMDAAGKDGAIKHVLSGINPQGCDVHSFKHPSSNELEHDYLWRHYAKLPDRGRIGIFNRSHYENVLITKVHPELLLAENLPDILSVEDANTDFWETRYRQINNFERTISENGTVILKFFLHLSKEEQKRRFLSRIKNPDKNWKFSAADIEERAFWEDYQNAYETAISRTSTDYAPWHIIPANHKWFSRVAIGNIIAETLKDMQIQMPAISEEEKALLQKAKGKLEKE; encoded by the coding sequence ATGAACATTGAAAAATTCAAAGTCCCCACTCAAGCGCCCGTGTCCTTGCGGGAATACGACCCCGCTTTCATTGGCGCCTTTAAGGACAGCAAAGCGGCAAAAAAGCAGCTTAAAAAAGACATCAAACTCATGTCGGGCCTGCAATACCGGCTTTATGCAGAAAACCGGCGCGCCCTGCTCCTGATCTTTCAGGCTATGGATGCCGCCGGCAAAGACGGGGCGATCAAGCATGTCCTTTCCGGGATCAACCCGCAGGGCTGCGATGTGCACAGTTTCAAACATCCCTCCTCGAACGAACTGGAGCATGACTACCTCTGGAGGCATTACGCCAAATTGCCGGACCGGGGCCGGATAGGCATTTTCAACCGTTCCCACTACGAGAACGTGCTGATCACCAAAGTACATCCCGAGCTGTTGCTGGCGGAAAACCTGCCGGACATTCTTTCCGTCGAAGACGCGAACACCGATTTTTGGGAAACCCGCTACCGGCAGATCAACAACTTTGAGCGGACCATATCGGAAAACGGAACGGTGATCCTAAAGTTCTTTCTCCACCTCTCCAAAGAAGAACAGAAGCGCCGATTTCTGAGCCGCATAAAAAACCCGGATAAAAACTGGAAATTTTCGGCTGCCGATATCGAAGAGCGCGCCTTCTGGGAGGATTATCAAAATGCCTACGAAACAGCCATCAGCCGCACCTCAACCGATTATGCTCCGTGGCATATCATCCCTGCCAACCACAAATGGTTCAGCCGGGTAGCCATCGGAAACATCATTGCTGAAACCCTTAAGGATATGCAGATCCAAATGCCGGCGATCTCAGAGGAAGAAAAAGCACTGCTGCAAAAGGCTAAAGGAAAGTTGGAAAAGGAGTAA
- a CDS encoding DedA family protein, which produces MAPLLDILLNLDEWLQQIATLHPFIAYAIFFAIVFSESAFFPTALFLPGDGLLFAAGVLAADGAVHIGVSLIVLFTAGVAGNWIAYKLGKWLGPAIFDRFPRLNRQHYQQAHQFYQRYGNKALIFSRFLPVVRALVPFVAGIALMNHRDFMKYNAISVALWVFLIVLVAFYLGHLPYIRQHFIWVIFGMAGISFLPVLVVGVRNVMQQRKN; this is translated from the coding sequence ATGGCACCATTATTAGACATCTTATTAAACCTGGACGAGTGGCTACAGCAAATAGCAACGCTGCACCCATTCATCGCCTATGCAATTTTCTTTGCCATTGTTTTCAGCGAATCCGCCTTTTTTCCAACCGCCCTCTTTCTGCCAGGTGATGGTTTGTTGTTTGCTGCCGGCGTATTGGCAGCCGACGGCGCAGTACATATTGGGGTGTCTCTGATCGTTCTCTTCACAGCAGGCGTGGCCGGCAACTGGATAGCGTATAAACTGGGAAAATGGCTGGGGCCAGCCATTTTTGACCGCTTTCCCCGGCTCAACCGGCAACATTATCAACAGGCCCACCAATTTTATCAGCGCTATGGCAACAAGGCTTTGATCTTCTCCCGTTTTTTGCCGGTGGTGAGGGCACTGGTCCCGTTTGTTGCCGGCATCGCATTGATGAATCACAGGGATTTCATGAAGTACAATGCTATTAGTGTTGCCTTATGGGTGTTTCTGATTGTATTGGTCGCTTTTTACCTGGGGCATCTTCCCTATATCAGGCAACACTTCATCTGGGTGATTTTTGGAATGGCCGGGATCAGTTTTCTTCCAGTACTAGTCGTCGGGGTTCGCAATGTAATGCAGCAAAGGAAGAATTAA
- a CDS encoding YceI family protein codes for MQPKPFFTATLLLFFGVFAKAQTIDSLASEVSFSISNTGLNTVHGTIRGMAGKINFNADKLGESSLEACVAPNTIDTGIKLRNKDLKGSGFFEVDKFPAICFTSSSIEKTDAGFLAKGTLTMHGISKAVEIPFTFTNKTFTGNFDVNRLDFNVGPNGGFFVGKTVAVKIICVTSS; via the coding sequence ATGCAACCCAAACCATTTTTTACCGCAACCCTTCTTTTGTTTTTTGGCGTTTTCGCCAAAGCCCAAACTATAGATAGTTTGGCTTCGGAAGTGAGCTTTTCCATTTCCAACACCGGGCTGAATACCGTCCATGGAACCATTCGTGGAATGGCCGGGAAGATCAATTTCAACGCCGACAAACTGGGGGAGTCATCCCTTGAGGCCTGTGTTGCCCCTAACACGATAGATACGGGCATCAAATTAAGAAATAAGGATCTCAAAGGTTCCGGCTTTTTTGAAGTAGATAAATTTCCCGCGATCTGCTTTACCTCTTCTTCAATAGAAAAAACGGATGCCGGGTTTTTAGCCAAAGGAACACTTACCATGCATGGTATTTCCAAAGCAGTCGAAATACCCTTCACCTTCACGAATAAAACCTTTACCGGAAATTTCGACGTCAACCGTTTAGATTTCAATGTAGGCCCCAACGGTGGTTTTTTTGTTGGCAAAACGGTAGCTGTGAAGATCATTTGTGTGACAAGTTCTTAG